In one Candidatus Leptovillus gracilis genomic region, the following are encoded:
- a CDS encoding CBS domain-containing protein encodes MLTVYDLMTVVPDVIAPETTMRDMIGMMKSEGYRHLPVVADGKLVGIITDRDVRLVMNSPMVLHERRQDEDLLDQVTAESCMTPNPVTVSPETPAYRAAEILSMYKFGALPVVEGENLVGIITVTDFLDYFAANHKE; translated from the coding sequence ATGCTCACGGTATACGATTTAATGACAGTAGTGCCCGATGTCATTGCGCCGGAAACAACCATGCGTGACATGATCGGCATGATGAAATCAGAGGGGTATCGCCATCTGCCCGTCGTGGCCGATGGCAAATTGGTCGGCATTATCACCGACCGCGACGTGCGCCTGGTCATGAATTCGCCCATGGTCCTCCATGAACGGCGTCAGGATGAAGATCTGCTGGATCAGGTAACGGCCGAAAGCTGCATGACGCCCAACCCGGTCACTGTCTCACCGGAAACTCCCGCTTATCGGGCGGCCGAGATTTTAAGTATGTATAAATTTGGTGCGCTGCCGGTAGTGGAGGGGGAGAATTTGGTGGGGATTATCACCGTAACCGATTTTCTCGATTACTTTGCCGCCAATCACAAAGAATGA
- a CDS encoding response regulator transcription factor has protein sequence MEKVRLLIIDEHEAVRNALATRLSSSPAIAVVATAHALSQENSAQMDAADVALYGLKSSSDADLDTTIAVVEELTCRRTAVIILTSYADDIERELLLKSGAYRYLLKNINSNQLIAEILEVAAEVRRPTS, from the coding sequence ATGGAAAAAGTGCGATTGCTGATAATTGATGAACATGAAGCAGTGCGCAATGCCCTGGCAACTCGTCTCAGTTCCTCCCCCGCCATTGCTGTTGTGGCTACAGCCCATGCCTTAAGCCAGGAAAATTCAGCCCAAATGGATGCAGCGGATGTGGCTTTGTATGGGCTGAAGAGCAGCAGCGACGCAGACCTGGACACGACGATTGCTGTGGTGGAAGAGCTGACATGCCGGCGCACGGCCGTCATCATTCTAACTTCTTACGCCGATGATATTGAGCGGGAACTGCTGCTGAAATCTGGCGCGTATCGCTACCTGCTGAAAAACATCAATTCCAACCAGCTTATCGCTGAAATTCTGGAAGTAGCCGCCGAAGTGCGCCGACCAACTTCTTGA
- a CDS encoding VOC family protein yields the protein MTTYPNGIFNWVDLTTTDPEGAKAFYCELFGWEAKNLPTGGGPDYVMFRMNGYNVAGGGAMPPDMEAQGIPPFWASYIKHDNVDDIAAKITAAGGALIMPPMDVMEEGRMVMATDPHGATFGVWQPANHIGAQLVNVPGALVWNELQTRDTAAAQSFFGAVFGWTFDTDENGYVMCNVDGRTQAGMMAIDESWGDVPPNWAVYFMVTDVEASAAKVQELGGNLLLPSTPAGEMGKFAVVQDPQGGVFTIMQFDGPVDPPPGY from the coding sequence ATGACGACTTACCCCAATGGTATTTTTAACTGGGTGGACCTGACCACTACCGACCCGGAAGGAGCCAAAGCATTTTACTGCGAGCTGTTTGGCTGGGAGGCAAAAAACCTGCCGACTGGCGGCGGCCCAGATTACGTCATGTTCCGAATGAATGGTTATAATGTGGCCGGGGGCGGCGCCATGCCCCCAGACATGGAGGCGCAAGGCATACCACCATTTTGGGCTTCTTACATCAAACACGACAACGTAGACGACATTGCCGCAAAAATTACGGCCGCCGGAGGCGCCTTGATCATGCCGCCCATGGACGTAATGGAAGAAGGACGCATGGTAATGGCCACGGACCCACACGGCGCAACGTTTGGCGTATGGCAGCCGGCCAACCACATCGGCGCGCAGCTGGTAAATGTGCCTGGAGCGCTTGTCTGGAACGAGCTGCAAACCCGCGACACGGCCGCCGCCCAATCGTTTTTCGGGGCTGTATTTGGCTGGACGTTTGATACGGACGAGAATGGGTATGTGATGTGTAATGTAGACGGCCGTACCCAGGCCGGTATGATGGCCATAGATGAAAGTTGGGGCGACGTTCCACCCAATTGGGCCGTTTACTTCATGGTGACAGACGTGGAAGCCAGCGCCGCCAAAGTACAAGAATTGGGCGGCAATCTGCTCCTTCCCAGCACCCCTGCCGGAGAAATGGGCAAATTTGCCGTCGTTCAGGACCCGCAGGGCGGCGTTTTTACCATCATGCAATTCGATGGTCCGGTTGACCCGCCACCGGGGTATTGA
- the yccX gene encoding acylphosphatase, giving the protein MDERLEAVVYGRVQGVNFRYFTEREAHRLQLTGWVANQSDGSVRVVAEGPEPQLNQLAQFLRYGSPAAHVDRVESERSPATGEFAGFRVRWL; this is encoded by the coding sequence ATGGATGAACGATTAGAAGCTGTGGTATACGGCCGTGTGCAAGGGGTCAACTTCCGCTATTTCACGGAACGCGAGGCGCATCGTTTGCAGCTTACCGGTTGGGTCGCCAATCAGTCCGATGGCTCCGTGCGTGTTGTCGCCGAAGGGCCAGAACCGCAGCTCAATCAATTGGCCCAATTTTTGCGCTATGGCTCGCCTGCGGCCCATGTGGATCGGGTGGAATCGGAGCGAAGTCCGGCAACTGGCGAGTTTGCCGGCTTTAGGGTGCGTTGGTTATGA
- a CDS encoding quinone-dependent dihydroorotate dehydrogenase translates to MTLYDKLFFPVFKKIDAETAHDRTLVALEKAQNSTGGQSVLRRIAGNIPLSPVDAFGLTFPNVLGIAAGFDKDARVAAGLGMLGFGHVEVGTLTPWPQAGNPKPRVFRLPEDQAIINRMGFPNGGVVRALPRLRALAAGEQPLAAGERPFILGVSLGKQKQTPLAEADKDYLLVMHAVYPYADYLAINISSPNTPGLRELQGGSYLAHLLGVLVAENGRLAQKHQIRPRPLLVKIAPDLTWAELDEILDAVQTAGVDGLIATNTTLGRVGLQSAVQEDGGLSGRPLAARSTEIIAYIARQTGSRLPIIGVGGVSTAADVQAKLDAGAKLVQLYTGLVYGGPGIAGRILRHLAAGHQQTTNAA, encoded by the coding sequence ATGACACTCTACGATAAGCTGTTCTTCCCTGTGTTCAAGAAAATAGACGCCGAAACCGCCCACGATCGCACCCTCGTGGCTCTGGAAAAGGCGCAAAACAGCACCGGCGGCCAATCTGTGCTGCGGCGCATTGCCGGCAATATTCCCCTCAGCCCGGTGGATGCTTTTGGCCTGACGTTTCCCAACGTGTTGGGCATTGCCGCCGGCTTTGACAAAGATGCGCGGGTGGCCGCCGGATTAGGCATGTTGGGTTTTGGGCATGTGGAAGTGGGCACGCTGACGCCCTGGCCGCAGGCCGGCAACCCCAAGCCGCGTGTATTTCGCCTGCCAGAAGACCAGGCCATCATTAATCGCATGGGCTTTCCCAATGGCGGGGTGGTGCGGGCGCTGCCCCGGCTGCGGGCATTGGCGGCTGGGGAACAGCCGTTGGCGGCTGGGGAACGGCCGTTTATCCTGGGCGTCAGTCTGGGAAAACAGAAACAAACTCCCCTGGCCGAAGCCGACAAAGATTATCTCCTGGTGATGCACGCTGTGTATCCCTATGCCGACTACCTGGCGATCAATATCAGTTCGCCCAACACGCCAGGGCTGCGCGAGCTGCAAGGTGGCAGCTATCTGGCGCATTTATTGGGTGTGTTGGTGGCAGAGAACGGCCGTCTGGCGCAAAAGCACCAGATACGCCCACGGCCGTTACTCGTCAAAATCGCCCCGGACCTTACCTGGGCTGAGCTGGATGAAATCCTGGACGCTGTACAGACGGCCGGCGTGGATGGCCTGATTGCCACCAACACCACCCTCGGCCGGGTTGGGTTGCAGTCGGCTGTACAGGAAGATGGGGGATTGAGTGGACGGCCGTTAGCTGCCCGCAGCACTGAAATCATCGCCTATATCGCCCGGCAAACCGGCAGCCGCCTGCCGATTATCGGCGTGGGTGGCGTGTCTACCGCCGCTGATGTGCAGGCCAAACTGGATGCCGGTGCAAAGCTGGTCCAGCTTTATACCGGCCTGGTATATGGTGGGCCGGGCATTGCCGGGCGCATTTTGCGCCACCTGGCAGCCGGCCATCAGCAGACGACGAATGCGGCATGA
- a CDS encoding transposase: MLGLLFYSYASGVFSSRKIERATHEVIPFRFITGDMHPDHDTLRLSATISG; the protein is encoded by the coding sequence ATGTTGGGATTGCTGTTCTACAGCTATGCCAGCGGCGTATTCAGTTCGCGCAAGATTGAACGCGCCACCCATGAGGTGATTCCCTTTCGTTTCATTACCGGTGACATGCACCCCGACCATGACACGTTGCGGCTTTCCGCCACAATTTCTGGCTGA
- the lepA gene encoding elongation factor 4, translating into MNQSHIRNFCIIAHIDHGKSTLADRMLQATGTLSEREMQEQVLDNMDLEREKGVTIKASAVRMSYTAKDGQTYEMNLIDTPGHVDFGYEVSRALLSCEGAILVVDATQGIEAQTLANLYLAVEADLEIIPVVNKIDLPAALPDDVAEEIENITGIPAEEVIPISAKMGTNIEAVLEAIVRRVPPPSGEADAPLQALVFDSHYDSYKGVIAYVRLFAGRLKDRQWIKMMSNAVVTEPIEIGIFSPAMKPVQELTAGEVGYVATGLKTVRECRVGDTITLKDKSAETPLPGYEAVKPMVFAGFYPTEGEDYSLLKEALERLQLNDASLVFEPETSDALNFGFRCGFLGMFHMEIIQERLEREYDLDLVATAPSVRYEVVMANTGETVIIESPADLPDPSIIDEIREPWMHVQIFTPDSYYGVIVDLAIKRRGEFVGQEYPAPGRVVLKFDLPLAEMIVSFYDRLKSATRGYASMDYEFSGYRTSPLVKLDVLVNKQPVDALAMIVHEDDAYHRGQRLVTQLKKEIPRQMFEVPIQAAVGNRVVSRANVKALRKDVLAKCYGGDITRKKKLLEKQKKGKKRMKMIGNVEVPQEAFLSLLRLDDD; encoded by the coding sequence ATGAATCAGAGCCATATCCGTAATTTTTGTATCATTGCCCATATTGATCACGGCAAATCCACGCTGGCGGATCGCATGTTGCAGGCGACCGGCACGTTGTCCGAGCGGGAAATGCAAGAACAGGTCCTGGACAATATGGACCTGGAACGTGAAAAGGGTGTTACCATCAAAGCCTCGGCTGTGCGCATGAGTTACACCGCCAAAGATGGTCAGACCTATGAAATGAACCTGATAGACACACCCGGCCATGTAGACTTCGGCTACGAAGTCAGCCGGGCGCTGCTTAGCTGTGAAGGGGCCATACTTGTTGTAGACGCTACTCAGGGTATTGAAGCCCAAACCCTGGCCAACCTCTACCTGGCGGTTGAGGCTGACCTGGAAATCATCCCCGTTGTCAACAAAATCGATTTACCGGCCGCCCTGCCTGACGACGTCGCCGAAGAGATCGAGAACATCACCGGCATTCCGGCCGAAGAAGTGATACCCATCAGCGCTAAAATGGGCACCAACATCGAAGCTGTGTTGGAAGCCATTGTGCGCCGCGTCCCGCCGCCATCTGGCGAAGCCGACGCCCCCCTCCAGGCCCTCGTCTTTGATTCCCATTACGATTCCTATAAAGGGGTTATTGCCTATGTGCGCTTGTTCGCCGGCAGACTCAAAGATCGCCAATGGATCAAAATGATGTCCAACGCCGTGGTGACTGAACCGATTGAAATCGGCATTTTCAGCCCGGCCATGAAACCGGTGCAAGAACTGACGGCCGGTGAAGTAGGTTACGTGGCTACCGGCCTCAAAACTGTGCGCGAATGTCGCGTCGGCGACACCATTACCCTGAAGGATAAATCGGCCGAAACCCCCCTGCCTGGCTACGAAGCCGTTAAGCCGATGGTGTTTGCCGGTTTTTATCCGACTGAAGGTGAAGATTATTCCTTACTCAAAGAAGCCCTGGAACGCCTGCAACTCAATGACGCATCGCTGGTGTTTGAACCGGAAACCTCCGACGCGCTTAATTTTGGTTTTCGCTGCGGCTTTTTGGGCATGTTCCACATGGAAATCATCCAGGAACGGTTAGAACGAGAATACGACCTGGACCTGGTGGCGACTGCTCCCAGCGTGCGTTATGAAGTTGTCATGGCGAATACCGGCGAGACGGTTATTATTGAAAGTCCGGCCGATCTGCCAGACCCAAGCATCATAGATGAAATCCGTGAGCCGTGGATGCACGTGCAAATTTTTACGCCCGACAGTTATTATGGCGTGATCGTGGATTTGGCGATTAAACGCCGCGGTGAATTTGTGGGCCAGGAATATCCGGCTCCTGGCCGGGTGGTGCTGAAGTTTGATCTGCCCTTGGCGGAAATGATCGTCAGCTTTTATGATCGCTTGAAGAGCGCGACGCGCGGTTATGCTTCGATGGATTATGAATTTTCCGGCTACCGGACGTCGCCATTGGTGAAATTGGATGTGTTGGTCAACAAGCAGCCGGTCGACGCCCTGGCGATGATCGTGCATGAGGATGACGCTTATCACCGCGGGCAGCGGTTGGTGACGCAGTTGAAAAAAGAGATACCCCGGCAAATGTTTGAAGTGCCGATTCAGGCGGCCGTTGGCAATCGAGTGGTGAGCCGGGCTAATGTGAAGGCGCTGCGCAAGGATGTGCTGGCAAAGTGTTATGGCGGCGACATTACGCGCAAGAAGAAATTGCTGGAAAAGCAAAAGAAAGGCAAGAAGCGCATGAAGATGATCGGCAATGTGGAAGTGCCGCAGGAGGCGTTCCTGTCACTGCTGCGCCTGGATGATGATTAG
- a CDS encoding DJ-1/PfpI family protein: MSLPYRNKKKKRAPAYILIGDGFDELEVIHFLHQFRQAGLPIKSVSLFDGLVFSRQGVALKADFSLADKPIDFEQDCWLILPSGGRNGDVLRHDARIKTMLKTLNAGNGMVIVTDSGSDLADDVTQVVTQRPSLLRNTNQNLEEFIQGLTHRIVVA, from the coding sequence ATGTCGTTACCATATCGCAACAAGAAGAAGAAGCGAGCACCGGCGTACATCTTGATAGGCGACGGGTTTGATGAGCTAGAGGTTATTCACTTCTTGCATCAGTTTCGCCAGGCGGGCCTGCCGATCAAAAGCGTCAGCCTGTTTGACGGACTGGTGTTCAGCCGACAAGGGGTAGCCTTAAAGGCGGACTTTTCTCTGGCGGACAAACCGATTGACTTTGAACAAGATTGCTGGCTCATTTTGCCATCTGGTGGTCGAAATGGTGACGTTTTGCGGCACGATGCGCGTATCAAAACAATGCTAAAAACGTTGAATGCTGGCAACGGTATGGTGATTGTGACGGACAGCGGCAGTGATTTGGCTGACGATGTGACACAGGTGGTTACGCAGCGGCCGTCTCTCCTCCGTAATACCAACCAAAACCTGGAAGAGTTTATTCAAGGGCTCACCCATAGAATCGTTGTTGCCTGA